A region of the Primulina eburnea isolate SZY01 chromosome 7, ASM2296580v1, whole genome shotgun sequence genome:
GATTGGAAAGGTAAATATTATAAATGTTGAGGTAGAATTTTGTATTTTAGTAAAATGGACGAGAGAATCTTGCACCTACTTTCTTTGGAcatgtttaaaactttaacgGGGCGTTTGGTACGGATTATTATTTAACCAAGTCTATCCTcttatgaatgattaggttatattaggtaggttaaaataatacctcctcactcCCTAGAATTATTTATCCAACTGTTAATCCTTCCTATTTTCTAATTTTACCTTTCTCCTAtatccaaactcaccaccacttctcGCCACGATCGCCGCCACCGACTGCCGACCGTCGCCGCCGACCACGCCGCCACCGATCACCGACCGCCGCCGCCACCGACCACCGGACCGCCGTCGCCGCCACCGTTGCCGGACCGCCGCAGGCCGTCCGCCGTCGTTCGCCGGACCTCCGCTGCCACCGGCCGCCGACAGACCGCCGCCGCCGGCCGTCGCCGGACCTCCGCCGTCGCCGGagtggaagaagaaaaaaaaaggacaattttgtcctttcatcaaaaaattcaaaattatcctagacataaaaatcataccaaacataacaTCATATATTACATTCCTACAACAaccattttctttatcatttacttactaattattagtttattttatccttCAAACCAAACGCAacctaaaattaaaataatatatttaaacatGAACACACTCCAAAATTTGTCAACATTCCATCttatttgagattttttttttaagggaTTCTAATCAAATTAAGAAACTCAATATGTTCATCTTCGAATTTTTCGGGATTCTGAGAATAACAAGAGTTCACTTGTTGGCATACTTTGTAGTCTTTGGTAACTTGAAAATGTGGTTTTATTTGCTTATTCTCTGAGTTTGCATTGATTTTGTTTTCAGGAAAATATTATTTGGTTTTTTTGAAGAGCAGACATTTGGGCACGGAGGAGGAAttaaataatcaagttaaaagaagaaaaatcagaaaaaaaaaagaaaattcccGTGTTATTTTGgagaagttggtgaaaaatctccaatcaaaacatttctttggATTCAttccctacccacaaaattgtagtactatgtcatacaaaatgtggtacacttcatgtggaaatgtggtaatCATGTGAAAATATGATAATAAAAAAGTACTcagggactgaacacaaaaaaaatcgacgACTGAGGACTGAAGGTCAATTTCCCGTGTTATTTTCTAATCTAACAAGAATAAACGAAACTTCAATGAATATCCGATACAAGCATTCAACCGATCATTTCAGGCTTCTCTGGTTCAAACTTAACTTTAGGACATTTTTTTACTCACTCTTCACATATATTAACCATACAGTAAAGTATGAAAACTCTGTAGAAGAAGAGTGGTATAAAACCAATTGGTggataacaaattaaaaacaaaagcaTAGAAGTAATAGCTGCTAACTTATAGTTTATTTGATGTCAAGGTCTCAAGTTTAGGATGAGTTCGAGACTTAGTTATAACAATTTACTCTTCTAAttcaaaagaaaggaaaaagaaGCAATAATATTCGTAAAAAAagaagtaaaaataaaaatatctaaGACAAAGTATTCATGTAAAAAAGATTTTTATGCGGACGTTATGCATGATTACATGTCAAGAAAACAATTGATGCTATTTGGCGGATCCATTTCCACAAATTTTACATATAAATCACAAATAAACCAATGAAATTTAAGACAGAGAAGACATAATCAAGACAAACATACTTCGTATAAAAGAGTCCCAAGTCACATGAATTGGTTTGCATTCCGAAATCTCTCAGGCTTAAATCTTAATGGTTAAATCAGTCAACAAAGGATCGCAGTGAATGCAGATGTTTTATCTTCCTTTTATTAGCTTCAAAAAATAAAGTCAAGCAAAAGCTCCATCATGAGTGACATTGAACGTCAGAGCACCCTCTGCTCATAGCTTCGATACCGCAAGATCCAATACCACTATACAAGTCTAACCATCGTCCAGGCCTCCAATATTGAGGAAAGACACCAACCTCCTAATATTTCAATAGCTTAAATATACTAAATTAATCAAAACTCAATGTGTTCcattgaaaataatttaaaaaaatgaaacccTTTTCCAGGAAACACAACACATTCAATATCATAATATATACTACAAATATACTGGAAGCTGCTGCCTTTACCACTTCCATCATTGGCCGCACATCTACACCCCCCTACGGTCAGAGCAACTTTTTTCTACAGCTGTTCCTCCAAGAACCTGAAAACCATAATTGTCTATGTGAGAAATGCCGAAGCTTAACTAAAATCTCTCACACTATACCTTTTTCCTCACCGCAATCTAATTTTCTggaaaggaaaaaagaaaaatagaaagaGATAAGCATGAACACGAAACTCTAACCAGTAAGAAGATCCCAAAACTGAAGCAACTTGTGAGTCTCATCGTCTTTCCGGGAACAAGAACAAAGAAACAAAGTAAACGCAAAAATGAAACAAATAACACCTGCTGCCCAAACCTGAGGACACAACTAAGGAACGGAAAAGATGGTAGGCAAAAAAGATGGTTTTACCTGCCAATTCATTCTTTAATCTTCATGGAATGAACGTCATAACTTTGAgttagatatcaattctagCGTCGAACACTCACGTACGTGGCTAGGAAATAGCTTAGCATACTCCAACATAATTATTTGCAATTCTTACCAATAATCACGGCAGGAGCATGAACCATTTTGGAAATGGTGGAAACGTGTTGCGTCTCTCACAACAATTTCTCGATCAACCAGTTTCGAGATAAATTTGATGGCAGAATGACAGTCATTACAAACTCTAAGGTTCTTCATGATCCTTATAGTAGTATTTCCTGGAGTATTCATTAATGCAAATGAAATAGCAAGTTTTTCACTGTGATGCTTTAGAATCTGCTCTTTCAATTCTTCATCGAGATCGTGCAGCACTGAACCAGTGTCCGGAACAAAGCCCATCTTCTTAATCTCCTCCCAGATTTTAGCCATCGACCCATATATTGCATCTCTTTGGGGATGTCCTCCATCTTCTGCCCCAAAGACATGGACTTCACTCTTTATTTGAACCCAACTAATTCCTTGTTCTTTCTTCACCTTTCTATCCTTCATTGATTTTCGTATTCCGGCAGCTTCCTTCCATTTTCCACAAGCCAAATAGACATTGGCTAGGGCTGAATAGGCTCCACCATTGTCCGGTTCGATTGAAAGCAATCTCCCCGCTGCAATTTCTGCTAGTTCCACATTTTTTTGAACTTTACATGCCGCTAAAAGTGAACCCCAAGCTATGACATCTGGTTCAATTGGCATGGTCGCTATAAAATCTTGTGCTTCTTGCAACAACCCTGCACGGCCGAATAAGTCGATCATGCAAGCACAGTGGCTCGATGTTGGTTGAATTCCATGCACATCTTTCATCATTTGATAATAAGTACGGCCTTTTTCGACCAATCCAACGTGTGTACATGCTGACAAAACACCAACATAAGTTATATGATCAGGCTGAGCATATGATGACAACATTTTCTCAAATAGTTGTAATGCCTCTTCTCCAAGTCCATGTTGAGCTAAAGCCATGATCATGGAGGACCAAGAGACGGATTCTCTTTTACATCGTACAAGTTGGAATACTTTCCTTGCACAGTTGATATTACCTGCCTTTGCATACATGTTAATCAACGCATTGCTCACAGAAACTGAGGACGACTCCCCCAACTTTAAAGCAGTTGCGTGAATTTGTTTCCCATGATTCAAAGAAGCCAAATTTGAACTGACACTTAACATAGCTGCAAGGGTATAGCTGTTCGGTATTGGGCCCTTTTTTACCATGGATCTGAAAAGCTCCATTGCATCATTGTTGTGGCCATTCTGTGCATAGCCAACTATCATAGCTGTCCATCCAACCACATCGCAATCCACCAATGAGTCGAATATCTTCCTGGCTGGATTTACATCTCCAAGCTTGGCGTATCCATCTAATAAAGCCGTAAAGGCAATAATATTTATGGTGGACGTCCCAAACTTCAGcaaaattttatgagatgtttcaACACCTCCACATTTTGAGTACATGGAGATCAACGCATTCCCTACTGCCCCAGATGTATCAAATGTGTTTCTAATAATATAGGCATGAGCTTGCTTTCCAATTTCTAGTTCCTCTAGATTTGCACAAGCTGACAACACACTAGTTAGAGTGTAACGATCAGGTTTTAATTGAGACACCATGAGCATTTCTGATAAGTAACTCAGTGATTTGTTATCCAGACCATGCTGGTTATATCCTGCAATCATCAAATTCCAAGAAACAATATCACGATCTTTCATCTCCTCAAACTGAGCCGTCGCATGTTCTACCTGATCCATTTGCATGTACAGTGATATCTTTGCATTCAACGTAGAAGTATTCTTTAACTTAATTGTATCAAGCACGGCCCACGCACTCCCAAGATCACCCGATTTTGCATACATATTTACTAAAGAATTAGCTACAGATATACAGCCAACGAGGCCATATCTAACAACAAAAGAGTGAACCTTCCTGCCTATAGCCAATTCTTTAATTGAAGCACAAGAAGCAAGCACACTTGTAATGGTGTACTGAGAAGGCACAACTTTGCGTTTTACCATCTCCAGAAACATCTTAAAAACAACGTCAAATTGTCCCAATAGATTATATCCCACAATTATTGAGGTCCAAGAAACTGAATCAGGTTCaggaatttttttaaagataCTAACTGCTTCCCTCATCATACCCTGTTTTGCATAGGCAGACAATAGCGTGTTGTACGACGATGTGTCCCTCTCaggcatttcatcaaacacccTGTGAGCATCGTTAATAAACCCGGTTTTCGCATAAGAATTGACAAGGTTGTTCATCAAGAGCACACCTACATAAATCCCCGACTTGATCATCCGATTGTGGATTAGCTTGATAGTTACAGGGTCGTTGATTTTGAGGCTTGTTCGCAGAATGGATGTGTAAATATCCACCGGGGGTGAAATAAGCTGTGGCCTTTTCACTGTTGGCTCTCTAACTTGTATTGAATTCGGAGAAGACATTGATGGTGGGAAGCAAAGTTGCAacactagaaaagaaaggaataTAGTTAACAAGAAACCTAAACAGAAAAATAGATGAACTTTGTTCAAATAGATCTACTCTATGCTGCACGGAGGTACATACTTCCCATTTATTATGTATCATTATATGATAAATTCAAATGTGGAAACTTGTGAACTGTTTCACATTAACTTTGAAAGAAAAACTAAACAATAACAGCAATTTCTTTTTCCTAGAAAAAGTACAGTAATCTTTGCGAACTCAATACTTGTTAAACAGATTAAATCAAATACTCAAAAATGTACATCAAATTCAACGTTTACATCACTAAACAAAACTCTTTCATCATTCTGTCCCATGATTTCATCCAACTCTGGATTCGGAATCACGGCTTGTCTTCGCGACCCATCCGCAATCTTGGCAGACTTTTGGCTCCTTGATGAGGACCCAACGGCCCCTAAAGCATCGAGAAAGAACCGTTTATTCGGTATAATACCATCTTTATCCATATAAACAAGCAATTTCTGTACAAGATCCTTCATATCAGCTTTAGAGTAAGCCTTGTAAAGAAGTTTGTAAGTAGATGAATCAACTTGGAACTTCTTAGTTCTGCACATGCTTTCAAAAAGCACATCTGCCTCCATTGGTAGTGCGTTCCTGCAGTAGACTTCGAGCATAGCGTTTAGAGTGGATACCTTTTTCTCTTTGACCGACTCCGCTATCTGGTCAAAAATTTCTCTTGCTCTCGAGACAGAACCACAGTGACCGTACATCATTATAAGGCATTCATATGTAATGAAGCTTGGTTTGTATCCCATGTCATTCATTTTTTGAAGGACAAACTCGGCTCTCTCCCTAAGTCTTGCTTTACCATAATTTGTGATCATGGAATTGAACGTAGGGAGCGTCGGC
Encoded here:
- the LOC140837004 gene encoding pentatricopeptide repeat-containing protein At2g22070 encodes the protein MSSPNSIQVREPTVKRPQLISPPVDIYTSILRTSLKINDPVTIKLIHNRMIKSGIYVGVLLMNNLVNSYAKTGFINDAHRVFDEMPERDTSSYNTLLSAYAKQGMMREAVSIFKKIPEPDSVSWTSIIVGYNLLGQFDVVFKMFLEMVKRKVVPSQYTITSVLASCASIKELAIGRKVHSFVVRYGLVGCISVANSLVNMYAKSGDLGSAWAVLDTIKLKNTSTLNAKISLYMQMDQVEHATAQFEEMKDRDIVSWNLMIAGYNQHGLDNKSLSYLSEMLMVSQLKPDRYTLTSVLSACANLEELEIGKQAHAYIIRNTFDTSGAVGNALISMYSKCGGVETSHKILLKFGTSTINIIAFTALLDGYAKLGDVNPARKIFDSLVDCDVVGWTAMIVGYAQNGHNNDAMELFRSMVKKGPIPNSYTLAAMLSVSSNLASLNHGKQIHATALKLGESSSVSVSNALINMYAKAGNINCARKVFQLVRCKRESVSWSSMIMALAQHGLGEEALQLFEKMLSSYAQPDHITYVGVLSACTHVGLVEKGRTYYQMMKDVHGIQPTSSHCACMIDLFGRAGLLQEAQDFIATMPIEPDVIAWGSLLAACKVQKNVELAEIAAGRLLSIEPDNGGAYSALANVYLACGKWKEAAGIRKSMKDRKVKKEQGISWVQIKSEVHVFGAEDGGHPQRDAIYGSMAKIWEEIKKMGFVPDTGSVLHDLDEELKEQILKHHSEKLAISFALMNTPGNTTIRIMKNLRVCNDCHSAIKFISKLVDREIVVRDATRFHHFQNGSCSCRDYW